One genomic window of Mucilaginibacter sp. SJ includes the following:
- the purN gene encoding phosphoribosylglycinamide formyltransferase encodes MKKRIAIFASGSGSNAQKLMEHFKRNADAEVVLILTNNPQAYVLQRADNFEVPSHIFSRHEFYETDGVIRLLKNLQVDLIVLAGFLWLVPQSLLKAFPNKIINLHPALLPKYGGKGMYGDNVHRKILEDKEEESGITIHFVNENFDEGEIIHQSKFKIEPGDTLEIVKFKGQQLEHNHFPKVVEALLKKMKS; translated from the coding sequence ATGAAAAAAAGAATTGCCATTTTCGCTTCAGGTTCCGGCTCAAACGCCCAAAAGTTAATGGAGCATTTTAAACGCAATGCCGATGCCGAAGTTGTGCTGATACTTACCAATAACCCGCAAGCTTACGTTTTGCAGCGTGCCGATAACTTTGAGGTACCCTCGCATATTTTCAGTCGCCATGAGTTTTATGAAACCGACGGTGTTATCCGCCTGCTAAAAAACTTACAGGTTGATCTGATTGTACTTGCCGGTTTTTTATGGCTTGTGCCACAATCACTGTTAAAAGCATTCCCCAATAAGATCATTAACCTGCATCCTGCCCTGTTACCCAAATATGGTGGCAAAGGCATGTACGGTGATAATGTACACCGAAAAATATTAGAAGACAAAGAAGAAGAAAGCGGCATCACCATCCACTTCGTTAACGAAAACTTTGACGAAGGCGAGATCATCCACCAGTCGAAATTTAAAATTGAACCGGGCGATACGCTTGAGATCGTAAAATTTAAAGGCCAGCAGTTAGAGCATAATCATTTCCCGAAAGTTGTTGAGGCG